Sequence from the Castanea sativa cultivar Marrone di Chiusa Pesio chromosome 12, ASM4071231v1 genome:
CGCACACAAAGCTCTTATTCAAAACAGTGCAGTTTTCGCTGACCGCCCAGCTCCTCCACCTACAGCCATGATCGTATTTAGTAACAAACACAGCATCAACTCTGCGTCTTATGGTCCCACATGGCGACTCTTTCGTCGTAATCTCACTTCAGAGATTCTCCACCCTTCGCGCATGAAATCTTACTCTCACGCGCGCAAGTGGGTCTTGGATATTCTCCTCAATCGCCTTCGTTCCAACACTGAATCCGTTGTTAAAGACCATTTCCAATACTCCATGTTTTGTTTGTTGGTTCTTATGTGTTTCGGAGACAAACTCGGTGAAACCCAGATTAAGAAAATCGAAGAGGTTCAGCGTTGCTTGCTTTTGAGCTCTAGACGGTTTGCTATACTCAATTTTCTCCCTAGTATTGGAAGGATTTTTCTTCGTAAGCGTTGGGAAGAGTTGTTTCAACTTCGGAGAAACCAAGATGATGTTTTAATTCCTTTGATTAAAGCAAGGAGGAAAGTGAAGCAAGAAAGACGGAGTGAAAtgaaagaagacaaagaaatTGACGATGAGTTTGTTGTGTCGTATGTGGACACGTTGTTGGATTTGGAGTTGCCAGAGGAAAAAAGGAAGCTTGAAGATAAGGAAATGGTTAATTTGTGTTCAGAGTTTCTAGACGCGGGTACGGATACTACGTCAACAGCATTGGAGTGGATTATGGCGAATATGGTGAAATCCCCACAAATCCAAGAGAGGCTTTTTGTGGAGATTAAAGGGGTTGTTGGTGATGGAGAAAAGGAAGTGAAAGAAGAGGATTTGAATAAGATTCCTTATTTGAAAGCAGTGGTTTTGGAGGGTTTAAGGAGACACCCACCTGCCCATTTTGTGTTACCACATGCAGTGACAAAGGATGTGGTTTTGGATGGCTATTTGGTACCAAAGTATGCTACTATGAATTTTATGGTAGCAGAAATGGGGTGGGACTCGAAGGTTTGGGAAGATCCTATGGCGTTTAAGCCTAAGAGATTTCTGAGTGATGGAGGAGAAGCGTTTGATATAACTGGAAGCAGAGAGATTAAGATGATGCCATTTGGTGCGGGGAGGAGGATTTGTCCTGCTTCTGGTTTGGCAATACTTCATTTGGAGTATTTTGTGGccaatttggttttgaattttgagtgGAACGCTGTTGATGGTGATGAGGTTGATTTATCAGAGAAGTCGGAGTTTACTATAGTGATGAAGAATCCTCTCAAGGCTCATT
This genomic interval carries:
- the LOC142619190 gene encoding cytochrome P450 89A2-like — its product is MEVWFIIVVSLCISAFLKSLLFNKVSENHSKLPPGPLHVPILSNFLWLRKPFFETVQALRKIHAKYGPIITIYIGFSPAIFVANHSLAHKALIQNSAVFADRPAPPPTAMIVFSNKHSINSASYGPTWRLFRRNLTSEILHPSRMKSYSHARKWVLDILLNRLRSNTESVVKDHFQYSMFCLLVLMCFGDKLGETQIKKIEEVQRCLLLSSRRFAILNFLPSIGRIFLRKRWEELFQLRRNQDDVLIPLIKARRKVKQERRSEMKEDKEIDDEFVVSYVDTLLDLELPEEKRKLEDKEMVNLCSEFLDAGTDTTSTALEWIMANMVKSPQIQERLFVEIKGVVGDGEKEVKEEDLNKIPYLKAVVLEGLRRHPPAHFVLPHAVTKDVVLDGYLVPKYATMNFMVAEMGWDSKVWEDPMAFKPKRFLSDGGEAFDITGSREIKMMPFGAGRRICPASGLAILHLEYFVANLVLNFEWNAVDGDEVDLSEKSEFTIVMKNPLKAHLSPRL